One window from the genome of Choloepus didactylus isolate mChoDid1 chromosome 2, mChoDid1.pri, whole genome shotgun sequence encodes:
- the PTCH2 gene encoding protein patched homolog 2 isoform X3 — protein sequence MARPPPLEELPPDYTPPARSPAPQVLDGSLKTPLWLRAYFQGLLFSLGCGIQRHCGKVLFLGLLALGALALGLRVAVIETDLEQLWVEAGSRVSQELQYTREKLGEEAAYTSQMLIQTARRDGENILTPEALGLHLQAALTASKVQVSLYGKSWDLNKICYKSGVPLIENGMIERMIEKLFPCVILTPLDCFWEGAKLQGGSAYLPGRPDIQWTNLDPEQLLEELGSFGSLEGFRELLDKAQVGQAYVGRPCLHPDDLHCPPSAPNHHSRQAPHVAQELSGGCHGVSHKFMHWQEELLLGGVVRDPQGQLLRAEALQSTFLLMSPRQLYEHFRGDYQTHDIGWSELQAGTVLQAWQRRFVQLAQEALPENASQQIHAFSSTTLDDILHAFSEVSAARVVGGYLLMLTYACVTMLRWDCAQSQGAVGLAGVLLVALAVASGLGLCAFLGITFNAATTQERTGECLQRTGTSVALTSINNMVAFFMAALVPIPALRAFSLQAAIVVSCNFAAVMLVFPAILSLDLHRRHCQRLDVLCCFSSPCSAQVIQILPQELGDRTVPVGIAHLTATVQAFTHCDVSSQHVVTILPPQAHLVPPSSDPLGSELFSPGGSTRDLLGQEEGTRQKATCKSLPCARWNLAHFARYQFAPLLLQSHTKAMVLVLFGFLLGLSLYGATLVQDGLALTDVVPRGTKEHAFLSTQLRYFSLYEVALVTQGGFDYTHSQRALFDLHQRFSSLKAVLPPPATQAPRTWLHYYRNWLQGIQAAFDQDWASGLITHHSYRNGSEDGALAYKLLIQTGDAQEPLDFNQLTTRKLVDKNGLIPPELFYMGLTVWVSSDPLGLAASQANFYPPPPEWLHDKYDTTGENLRIPAAQPLEFAQFPFLLRGLQKTADFVEAIEGAREACTEAGRAGVRAYPSGSPFLFWEQYLGLRRCFLLAVCILLVCTFLVCALLLLNPWTAGFIVLVLAMMTVELFGIMGFLGIKLSAIPVVILVASVGIGVEFTVHVALGFLTVQGSRNLRAARALEHTFAPVTDGAISTLLGLLMLAGSNFDFIVRYFFVVLTVLTLLGLLHGLVLLPVLLSILGPPPEVVQMYKESPEVLRPPAPRGGGLRWGMSPTLPQSFARVTTSMTVALHPPPLPGAYIHPASEEPTWSPAATPAASGSSNINSMGPCPATE from the exons CGGGCAGCCGGGTGAGCCAGGAGCTGCAGTACACCAGGGAGAAGCTGGGGGAGGAGGCTGCATACACCTCCCAGATGTTGATACAGACTGCGCGCCGGGACGGGGAGAACATCCTCACACCCGAGGCGCTTGGCCTCCACCTCCAGGCAGCCCTCACTGCCAGTAAAGTGCAAGTATCGCTCTATGGAAA GTCCTGGGATTTGAACAAAATCTGCTACAAGTCAGGAGTTCCCCTCATTGAAAATGGGATGATTGAGCGG ATGATTGAGAAGCTGTTTCCGTGCGTGATCCTCACTCCCCTCGACTGCTTCTGGGAAGGAGCCAAACTCCAAGGGGGCTCTGCCTACTTGCC GGGCCGACCCGACATCCAGTGGACCAACCTGGATCCAGAGCAGCTGCTAGAGGAGCTGGGCTCCTTTGGCTCTCTCGAGGGCTTCCGGGAGCTGCTAGACAAAGCGCAGGTGGGCCAGGCCTACGTGGGGCGGCCCTGTCTGCACCCTGATGACCTCCACTGCCCACCTAGTGCCCCCAACCATCACAGCAGGCAG GCTCCCCATGTGGCTCAGGAGCTGAGTGGGGGCTGCCACGGCGTCTCCCACAAGTTCATGCACTGGCAGGAGGAATTGCTGCTGGGAGGCGTGGTCAGAGACCCCCAAGGACAGCTGCTGAG GGCAGAGGCCCTGCAGAGCACCTTCCTGCTGATGAGTCCCCGCCAGCTGTATGAGCATTTCCGGGGTGACTATCAGACGCATGACATCGGCTGGAGTGAGTTGCAGGCTGGCACAGTGCTGCAGGCCTGGCAGCGGCGCTTCGTTCAG CTGGCCCAAGAGGCCCTGCCTGAGAATGCGTCCCAGCAGATCCATGCCTTCTCCTCCACCACCCTGGATGACATCCTGCATGCCTTCTCGGAAGTCAGTGCTGCCCGTGTGGTGGGAGGCTATCTGCTCATG CTGACCTATGCCTGTGTGACAATGCTGCGGTGGGACTGTGCCCAGTCCCAGGGTGCTGTGGGCCTTGCCGGGGTGCTGCTGGTGGCCCTGGCAGTGGCCTCAGGCCTTGGGCTCTGCGCATTTCTCGGCATCACCTTCAATGCTGCCACCACCCAG GAGCGCACAGGTGAGTGTCTGCAACGCACAGGCACCAGTGTGGCTCTCACATCCATCAACAACATGGTTGCCTTCTTCATGGCTGCTCTGGTTCCCATCCCTGCGCTGCGGGCCTTCTCCCTGCAG GCAGCCATAGTAGTTAGCTGCAACTTTGCAGCCGTGATGCTTGTCTTCCCAGCCATCCTCAGCCTGGACCTGCACCGGCGCCACTGCCAGCGCCTCGATGTGCTCTGCTGCTTCTCTAG CCCCTGCTCTGCTCAAGTGATTCAGATTCtgccccaggagctgggggacaGGACAGTACCAGTGGGCATTGCCCACCTGACTGCCACAGTTCAAGCCTTTACCCACTGCGATGTCAGCAGCCAGCATGTGGTCACCATCCTGCCTCCCCAAGCCCACCTGGTACCCCCATCCTCTGACCCACTGGGCTCTGAACTCTTCAGCCCAGGAGGATCCACACGAGACCTTCTAGGCCAGGAGGAGGGGACAAGGCAGAAGGCAACGTGCAAATCCCTGCCCTGTGCTCGCTGGAATCTTGCCCATTTTGCCCGCTATCAGTTTGCACCCTTGCTGCTCCAGTCACACACCAAG GCCATGGTGCTGGTTCTCTTTGGGTTTCTTCTGGGCCTGAGCCTCTACGGAGCAACCTTGGTGCAGGATGGCCTGGCCCTGACAGATGTGGTGCCCCGGGGCACCAAGGAGCATGCCTTCCTGAGCACCCAGCTCAGGTACTTCTCCCTGTACGAGGTGGCCCTGGTGACCCAGGGTGGTTTTGACTACACCCACTCCCAACGCGCCCTCTTTGATCTGCACCAGCGCTTCAGTTCCCTCAAGGCTGTGCTGCCCCCACCGGCCACCCAGGCACCCCGCACCTGGCTGCACTATTACCGCAACTGGCTACAGG GAATCCAGGCTGCGTTTGACCAGGACTGGGCTTCTGGGCTCATTACCCACCACTCGTACCGCAATGGCTCTGAGGACGGGGCCCTGGCCTACAAGCTGCTCATCCAGACCGGGGATGCTCAGGAGCCTCTGGATTTCAACCAG CTGACCACAAGGAAGCTGGTGGACAAGAATGGGCTGATACCGCCGGAGCTTTTCTACATGGGGCTGACTGTGTGGGTGAGCAGTGACCCCCTGGGTTTGGCAGCCTCGCAGGCCAACTTCTACCCGCCGCCTCCCGAATGGCTGCATGACAAGTACGACACCACCGGGGAGAACCTTCGCA TCCCGGCGGCCCAACCCTTGGAATTTGCCCAATTCCCTTTCCTGCTGCGCGGCCTCCAGAAGACGGCAGATTTCGTGGAGGCCATCGAGGGGGCCCGGGAAGCATGCACGGAGGCAGGCCGGGCTGGAGTGCGTGCCTACCCCAGCGGTTCGCCCTTCCTCTTCTGGGAGCAGTATCTTGGCCTGCGGCGCTGCTTCCTGCTGGCTGTCTGCATCCTGCTGGTGTGCACTTTCCTCGTCTGTGCCCTGCTGCTGCTCAACCCCTGGACAGCTGGCTTCATA gTGCTCGTCCTGGCAATGATGACCGTGGAGCTctttggcatcatgggattccTGGGCATCAAGCTGAGCGCCATCCCTGTGGTGATCCTTGTGGCCTCTGTAGGCATTGGTGTGGAGTTCACGGTCCACGTGGCGTTG GGTTTCCTGACCGTCCAGGGCAGCCGGAACCTGCGGGCCGCCCGGGCCCTGGAGCACACATTTGCCCCTGTGACCGATGGGGCCATCTCTACATTGCTGGGTCTGCTCATGCTTGCTGGTTCCAACTTTGACTTCATTGTGAG GTACTTCTTTGTGGTGCTGACGGTGCTCACGCTTCTGGGCCTCCTCCATGGGCTTGTGCTGCTGCCTGTGCTGCTGTCCATCCTGGGCCCCCCACCAGAG GTGGTACAGATGTATAAGGAGAGCCCAGAGGTCCTGAGGCCCCCAGCTCCAAGAGGAGGAGGACTCAGGTGGGGGAtgtcccccaccctgccccagagCTTTGCCAGAGTGACTACCTCCATGACTGTggccctccacccacccccactgcctGGTGCCTACATCCACCCAGCTTCTGAAGAGCCCACTTGGTCCCCAGCTGCCACCCCAGCTGCCAGTGGCTCCAGCAATATCAATTCTATGGGACCATGTCCAGCCACTGAGTAA
- the PTCH2 gene encoding protein patched homolog 2 isoform X1, producing MARPPPLEELPPDYTPPARSPAPQVLDGSLKTPLWLRAYFQGLLFSLGCGIQRHCGKVLFLGLLALGALALGLRVAVIETDLEQLWVEAGSRVSQELQYTREKLGEEAAYTSQMLIQTARRDGENILTPEALGLHLQAALTASKVQVSLYGKSWDLNKICYKSGVPLIENGMIERMIEKLFPCVILTPLDCFWEGAKLQGGSAYLPGRPDIQWTNLDPEQLLEELGSFGSLEGFRELLDKAQVGQAYVGRPCLHPDDLHCPPSAPNHHSRQAPHVAQELSGGCHGVSHKFMHWQEELLLGGVVRDPQGQLLRAEALQSTFLLMSPRQLYEHFRGDYQTHDIGWSELQAGTVLQAWQRRFVQLAQEALPENASQQIHAFSSTTLDDILHAFSEVSAARVVGGYLLMLTYACVTMLRWDCAQSQGAVGLAGVLLVALAVASGLGLCAFLGITFNAATTQVLPFLALGIGVDDIFLLAHAFTEAPPGTPLQERTGECLQRTGTSVALTSINNMVAFFMAALVPIPALRAFSLQAAIVVSCNFAAVMLVFPAILSLDLHRRHCQRLDVLCCFSSPCSAQVIQILPQELGDRTVPVGIAHLTATVQAFTHCDVSSQHVVTILPPQAHLVPPSSDPLGSELFSPGGSTRDLLGQEEGTRQKATCKSLPCARWNLAHFARYQFAPLLLQSHTKAMVLVLFGFLLGLSLYGATLVQDGLALTDVVPRGTKEHAFLSTQLRYFSLYEVALVTQGGFDYTHSQRALFDLHQRFSSLKAVLPPPATQAPRTWLHYYRNWLQGIQAAFDQDWASGLITHHSYRNGSEDGALAYKLLIQTGDAQEPLDFNQLTTRKLVDKNGLIPPELFYMGLTVWVSSDPLGLAASQANFYPPPPEWLHDKYDTTGENLRIPAAQPLEFAQFPFLLRGLQKTADFVEAIEGAREACTEAGRAGVRAYPSGSPFLFWEQYLGLRRCFLLAVCILLVCTFLVCALLLLNPWTAGFIVLVLAMMTVELFGIMGFLGIKLSAIPVVILVASVGIGVEFTVHVALGFLTVQGSRNLRAARALEHTFAPVTDGAISTLLGLLMLAGSNFDFIVRYFFVVLTVLTLLGLLHGLVLLPVLLSILGPPPEVVQMYKESPEVLRPPAPRGGGLRWGMSPTLPQSFARVTTSMTVALHPPPLPGAYIHPASEEPTWSPAATPAASGSSNINSMGPCPATE from the exons CGGGCAGCCGGGTGAGCCAGGAGCTGCAGTACACCAGGGAGAAGCTGGGGGAGGAGGCTGCATACACCTCCCAGATGTTGATACAGACTGCGCGCCGGGACGGGGAGAACATCCTCACACCCGAGGCGCTTGGCCTCCACCTCCAGGCAGCCCTCACTGCCAGTAAAGTGCAAGTATCGCTCTATGGAAA GTCCTGGGATTTGAACAAAATCTGCTACAAGTCAGGAGTTCCCCTCATTGAAAATGGGATGATTGAGCGG ATGATTGAGAAGCTGTTTCCGTGCGTGATCCTCACTCCCCTCGACTGCTTCTGGGAAGGAGCCAAACTCCAAGGGGGCTCTGCCTACTTGCC GGGCCGACCCGACATCCAGTGGACCAACCTGGATCCAGAGCAGCTGCTAGAGGAGCTGGGCTCCTTTGGCTCTCTCGAGGGCTTCCGGGAGCTGCTAGACAAAGCGCAGGTGGGCCAGGCCTACGTGGGGCGGCCCTGTCTGCACCCTGATGACCTCCACTGCCCACCTAGTGCCCCCAACCATCACAGCAGGCAG GCTCCCCATGTGGCTCAGGAGCTGAGTGGGGGCTGCCACGGCGTCTCCCACAAGTTCATGCACTGGCAGGAGGAATTGCTGCTGGGAGGCGTGGTCAGAGACCCCCAAGGACAGCTGCTGAG GGCAGAGGCCCTGCAGAGCACCTTCCTGCTGATGAGTCCCCGCCAGCTGTATGAGCATTTCCGGGGTGACTATCAGACGCATGACATCGGCTGGAGTGAGTTGCAGGCTGGCACAGTGCTGCAGGCCTGGCAGCGGCGCTTCGTTCAG CTGGCCCAAGAGGCCCTGCCTGAGAATGCGTCCCAGCAGATCCATGCCTTCTCCTCCACCACCCTGGATGACATCCTGCATGCCTTCTCGGAAGTCAGTGCTGCCCGTGTGGTGGGAGGCTATCTGCTCATG CTGACCTATGCCTGTGTGACAATGCTGCGGTGGGACTGTGCCCAGTCCCAGGGTGCTGTGGGCCTTGCCGGGGTGCTGCTGGTGGCCCTGGCAGTGGCCTCAGGCCTTGGGCTCTGCGCATTTCTCGGCATCACCTTCAATGCTGCCACCACCCAG GTGCTACCCTTCTTGGCACTGGGCATTGGCGTGGATGACATATTCCTTCTAGCACATGCCTTCACAGAGGCTCCACCTGGCACCCCTCTCCAG GAGCGCACAGGTGAGTGTCTGCAACGCACAGGCACCAGTGTGGCTCTCACATCCATCAACAACATGGTTGCCTTCTTCATGGCTGCTCTGGTTCCCATCCCTGCGCTGCGGGCCTTCTCCCTGCAG GCAGCCATAGTAGTTAGCTGCAACTTTGCAGCCGTGATGCTTGTCTTCCCAGCCATCCTCAGCCTGGACCTGCACCGGCGCCACTGCCAGCGCCTCGATGTGCTCTGCTGCTTCTCTAG CCCCTGCTCTGCTCAAGTGATTCAGATTCtgccccaggagctgggggacaGGACAGTACCAGTGGGCATTGCCCACCTGACTGCCACAGTTCAAGCCTTTACCCACTGCGATGTCAGCAGCCAGCATGTGGTCACCATCCTGCCTCCCCAAGCCCACCTGGTACCCCCATCCTCTGACCCACTGGGCTCTGAACTCTTCAGCCCAGGAGGATCCACACGAGACCTTCTAGGCCAGGAGGAGGGGACAAGGCAGAAGGCAACGTGCAAATCCCTGCCCTGTGCTCGCTGGAATCTTGCCCATTTTGCCCGCTATCAGTTTGCACCCTTGCTGCTCCAGTCACACACCAAG GCCATGGTGCTGGTTCTCTTTGGGTTTCTTCTGGGCCTGAGCCTCTACGGAGCAACCTTGGTGCAGGATGGCCTGGCCCTGACAGATGTGGTGCCCCGGGGCACCAAGGAGCATGCCTTCCTGAGCACCCAGCTCAGGTACTTCTCCCTGTACGAGGTGGCCCTGGTGACCCAGGGTGGTTTTGACTACACCCACTCCCAACGCGCCCTCTTTGATCTGCACCAGCGCTTCAGTTCCCTCAAGGCTGTGCTGCCCCCACCGGCCACCCAGGCACCCCGCACCTGGCTGCACTATTACCGCAACTGGCTACAGG GAATCCAGGCTGCGTTTGACCAGGACTGGGCTTCTGGGCTCATTACCCACCACTCGTACCGCAATGGCTCTGAGGACGGGGCCCTGGCCTACAAGCTGCTCATCCAGACCGGGGATGCTCAGGAGCCTCTGGATTTCAACCAG CTGACCACAAGGAAGCTGGTGGACAAGAATGGGCTGATACCGCCGGAGCTTTTCTACATGGGGCTGACTGTGTGGGTGAGCAGTGACCCCCTGGGTTTGGCAGCCTCGCAGGCCAACTTCTACCCGCCGCCTCCCGAATGGCTGCATGACAAGTACGACACCACCGGGGAGAACCTTCGCA TCCCGGCGGCCCAACCCTTGGAATTTGCCCAATTCCCTTTCCTGCTGCGCGGCCTCCAGAAGACGGCAGATTTCGTGGAGGCCATCGAGGGGGCCCGGGAAGCATGCACGGAGGCAGGCCGGGCTGGAGTGCGTGCCTACCCCAGCGGTTCGCCCTTCCTCTTCTGGGAGCAGTATCTTGGCCTGCGGCGCTGCTTCCTGCTGGCTGTCTGCATCCTGCTGGTGTGCACTTTCCTCGTCTGTGCCCTGCTGCTGCTCAACCCCTGGACAGCTGGCTTCATA gTGCTCGTCCTGGCAATGATGACCGTGGAGCTctttggcatcatgggattccTGGGCATCAAGCTGAGCGCCATCCCTGTGGTGATCCTTGTGGCCTCTGTAGGCATTGGTGTGGAGTTCACGGTCCACGTGGCGTTG GGTTTCCTGACCGTCCAGGGCAGCCGGAACCTGCGGGCCGCCCGGGCCCTGGAGCACACATTTGCCCCTGTGACCGATGGGGCCATCTCTACATTGCTGGGTCTGCTCATGCTTGCTGGTTCCAACTTTGACTTCATTGTGAG GTACTTCTTTGTGGTGCTGACGGTGCTCACGCTTCTGGGCCTCCTCCATGGGCTTGTGCTGCTGCCTGTGCTGCTGTCCATCCTGGGCCCCCCACCAGAG GTGGTACAGATGTATAAGGAGAGCCCAGAGGTCCTGAGGCCCCCAGCTCCAAGAGGAGGAGGACTCAGGTGGGGGAtgtcccccaccctgccccagagCTTTGCCAGAGTGACTACCTCCATGACTGTggccctccacccacccccactgcctGGTGCCTACATCCACCCAGCTTCTGAAGAGCCCACTTGGTCCCCAGCTGCCACCCCAGCTGCCAGTGGCTCCAGCAATATCAATTCTATGGGACCATGTCCAGCCACTGAGTAA
- the PTCH2 gene encoding protein patched homolog 2 isoform X2, protein MARPPPLEELPPDYTPPARSPAPQVLDGSLKTPLWLRAYFQGLLFSLGCGIQRHCGKVLFLGLLALGALALGLRVAVIETDLEQLWVEAGSRVSQELQYTREKLGEEAAYTSQMLIQTARRDGENILTPEALGLHLQAALTASKVQVSLYGKSWDLNKICYKSGVPLIENGMIERMIEKLFPCVILTPLDCFWEGAKLQGGSAYLPGRPDIQWTNLDPEQLLEELGSFGSLEGFRELLDKAQAPHVAQELSGGCHGVSHKFMHWQEELLLGGVVRDPQGQLLRAEALQSTFLLMSPRQLYEHFRGDYQTHDIGWSELQAGTVLQAWQRRFVQLAQEALPENASQQIHAFSSTTLDDILHAFSEVSAARVVGGYLLMLTYACVTMLRWDCAQSQGAVGLAGVLLVALAVASGLGLCAFLGITFNAATTQVLPFLALGIGVDDIFLLAHAFTEAPPGTPLQERTGECLQRTGTSVALTSINNMVAFFMAALVPIPALRAFSLQAAIVVSCNFAAVMLVFPAILSLDLHRRHCQRLDVLCCFSSPCSAQVIQILPQELGDRTVPVGIAHLTATVQAFTHCDVSSQHVVTILPPQAHLVPPSSDPLGSELFSPGGSTRDLLGQEEGTRQKATCKSLPCARWNLAHFARYQFAPLLLQSHTKAMVLVLFGFLLGLSLYGATLVQDGLALTDVVPRGTKEHAFLSTQLRYFSLYEVALVTQGGFDYTHSQRALFDLHQRFSSLKAVLPPPATQAPRTWLHYYRNWLQGIQAAFDQDWASGLITHHSYRNGSEDGALAYKLLIQTGDAQEPLDFNQLTTRKLVDKNGLIPPELFYMGLTVWVSSDPLGLAASQANFYPPPPEWLHDKYDTTGENLRIPAAQPLEFAQFPFLLRGLQKTADFVEAIEGAREACTEAGRAGVRAYPSGSPFLFWEQYLGLRRCFLLAVCILLVCTFLVCALLLLNPWTAGFIVLVLAMMTVELFGIMGFLGIKLSAIPVVILVASVGIGVEFTVHVALGFLTVQGSRNLRAARALEHTFAPVTDGAISTLLGLLMLAGSNFDFIVRYFFVVLTVLTLLGLLHGLVLLPVLLSILGPPPEVVQMYKESPEVLRPPAPRGGGLRWGMSPTLPQSFARVTTSMTVALHPPPLPGAYIHPASEEPTWSPAATPAASGSSNINSMGPCPATE, encoded by the exons CGGGCAGCCGGGTGAGCCAGGAGCTGCAGTACACCAGGGAGAAGCTGGGGGAGGAGGCTGCATACACCTCCCAGATGTTGATACAGACTGCGCGCCGGGACGGGGAGAACATCCTCACACCCGAGGCGCTTGGCCTCCACCTCCAGGCAGCCCTCACTGCCAGTAAAGTGCAAGTATCGCTCTATGGAAA GTCCTGGGATTTGAACAAAATCTGCTACAAGTCAGGAGTTCCCCTCATTGAAAATGGGATGATTGAGCGG ATGATTGAGAAGCTGTTTCCGTGCGTGATCCTCACTCCCCTCGACTGCTTCTGGGAAGGAGCCAAACTCCAAGGGGGCTCTGCCTACTTGCC GGGCCGACCCGACATCCAGTGGACCAACCTGGATCCAGAGCAGCTGCTAGAGGAGCTGGGCTCCTTTGGCTCTCTCGAGGGCTTCCGGGAGCTGCTAGACAAAGCGCAG GCTCCCCATGTGGCTCAGGAGCTGAGTGGGGGCTGCCACGGCGTCTCCCACAAGTTCATGCACTGGCAGGAGGAATTGCTGCTGGGAGGCGTGGTCAGAGACCCCCAAGGACAGCTGCTGAG GGCAGAGGCCCTGCAGAGCACCTTCCTGCTGATGAGTCCCCGCCAGCTGTATGAGCATTTCCGGGGTGACTATCAGACGCATGACATCGGCTGGAGTGAGTTGCAGGCTGGCACAGTGCTGCAGGCCTGGCAGCGGCGCTTCGTTCAG CTGGCCCAAGAGGCCCTGCCTGAGAATGCGTCCCAGCAGATCCATGCCTTCTCCTCCACCACCCTGGATGACATCCTGCATGCCTTCTCGGAAGTCAGTGCTGCCCGTGTGGTGGGAGGCTATCTGCTCATG CTGACCTATGCCTGTGTGACAATGCTGCGGTGGGACTGTGCCCAGTCCCAGGGTGCTGTGGGCCTTGCCGGGGTGCTGCTGGTGGCCCTGGCAGTGGCCTCAGGCCTTGGGCTCTGCGCATTTCTCGGCATCACCTTCAATGCTGCCACCACCCAG GTGCTACCCTTCTTGGCACTGGGCATTGGCGTGGATGACATATTCCTTCTAGCACATGCCTTCACAGAGGCTCCACCTGGCACCCCTCTCCAG GAGCGCACAGGTGAGTGTCTGCAACGCACAGGCACCAGTGTGGCTCTCACATCCATCAACAACATGGTTGCCTTCTTCATGGCTGCTCTGGTTCCCATCCCTGCGCTGCGGGCCTTCTCCCTGCAG GCAGCCATAGTAGTTAGCTGCAACTTTGCAGCCGTGATGCTTGTCTTCCCAGCCATCCTCAGCCTGGACCTGCACCGGCGCCACTGCCAGCGCCTCGATGTGCTCTGCTGCTTCTCTAG CCCCTGCTCTGCTCAAGTGATTCAGATTCtgccccaggagctgggggacaGGACAGTACCAGTGGGCATTGCCCACCTGACTGCCACAGTTCAAGCCTTTACCCACTGCGATGTCAGCAGCCAGCATGTGGTCACCATCCTGCCTCCCCAAGCCCACCTGGTACCCCCATCCTCTGACCCACTGGGCTCTGAACTCTTCAGCCCAGGAGGATCCACACGAGACCTTCTAGGCCAGGAGGAGGGGACAAGGCAGAAGGCAACGTGCAAATCCCTGCCCTGTGCTCGCTGGAATCTTGCCCATTTTGCCCGCTATCAGTTTGCACCCTTGCTGCTCCAGTCACACACCAAG GCCATGGTGCTGGTTCTCTTTGGGTTTCTTCTGGGCCTGAGCCTCTACGGAGCAACCTTGGTGCAGGATGGCCTGGCCCTGACAGATGTGGTGCCCCGGGGCACCAAGGAGCATGCCTTCCTGAGCACCCAGCTCAGGTACTTCTCCCTGTACGAGGTGGCCCTGGTGACCCAGGGTGGTTTTGACTACACCCACTCCCAACGCGCCCTCTTTGATCTGCACCAGCGCTTCAGTTCCCTCAAGGCTGTGCTGCCCCCACCGGCCACCCAGGCACCCCGCACCTGGCTGCACTATTACCGCAACTGGCTACAGG GAATCCAGGCTGCGTTTGACCAGGACTGGGCTTCTGGGCTCATTACCCACCACTCGTACCGCAATGGCTCTGAGGACGGGGCCCTGGCCTACAAGCTGCTCATCCAGACCGGGGATGCTCAGGAGCCTCTGGATTTCAACCAG CTGACCACAAGGAAGCTGGTGGACAAGAATGGGCTGATACCGCCGGAGCTTTTCTACATGGGGCTGACTGTGTGGGTGAGCAGTGACCCCCTGGGTTTGGCAGCCTCGCAGGCCAACTTCTACCCGCCGCCTCCCGAATGGCTGCATGACAAGTACGACACCACCGGGGAGAACCTTCGCA TCCCGGCGGCCCAACCCTTGGAATTTGCCCAATTCCCTTTCCTGCTGCGCGGCCTCCAGAAGACGGCAGATTTCGTGGAGGCCATCGAGGGGGCCCGGGAAGCATGCACGGAGGCAGGCCGGGCTGGAGTGCGTGCCTACCCCAGCGGTTCGCCCTTCCTCTTCTGGGAGCAGTATCTTGGCCTGCGGCGCTGCTTCCTGCTGGCTGTCTGCATCCTGCTGGTGTGCACTTTCCTCGTCTGTGCCCTGCTGCTGCTCAACCCCTGGACAGCTGGCTTCATA gTGCTCGTCCTGGCAATGATGACCGTGGAGCTctttggcatcatgggattccTGGGCATCAAGCTGAGCGCCATCCCTGTGGTGATCCTTGTGGCCTCTGTAGGCATTGGTGTGGAGTTCACGGTCCACGTGGCGTTG GGTTTCCTGACCGTCCAGGGCAGCCGGAACCTGCGGGCCGCCCGGGCCCTGGAGCACACATTTGCCCCTGTGACCGATGGGGCCATCTCTACATTGCTGGGTCTGCTCATGCTTGCTGGTTCCAACTTTGACTTCATTGTGAG GTACTTCTTTGTGGTGCTGACGGTGCTCACGCTTCTGGGCCTCCTCCATGGGCTTGTGCTGCTGCCTGTGCTGCTGTCCATCCTGGGCCCCCCACCAGAG GTGGTACAGATGTATAAGGAGAGCCCAGAGGTCCTGAGGCCCCCAGCTCCAAGAGGAGGAGGACTCAGGTGGGGGAtgtcccccaccctgccccagagCTTTGCCAGAGTGACTACCTCCATGACTGTggccctccacccacccccactgcctGGTGCCTACATCCACCCAGCTTCTGAAGAGCCCACTTGGTCCCCAGCTGCCACCCCAGCTGCCAGTGGCTCCAGCAATATCAATTCTATGGGACCATGTCCAGCCACTGAGTAA